One window of the Trifolium pratense cultivar HEN17-A07 linkage group LG2, ARS_RC_1.1, whole genome shotgun sequence genome contains the following:
- the LOC123908042 gene encoding protein DETOXIFICATION 49: protein MCQLSSSSSTSVSTFCETNNNQTNSISTTKIKTHKIKPDMLSPLIPKSPTIFKQDQPKKSHFSLALNEAKHIANIALPMVLTGLLLYSRSIISMLFLGRVGELALAGGSLAIGFANITGYSILSGLAMGMEPICGQAFGAKRFKLLGLTMQRTMILLLLTSILISFLWLNMKRILLFCGQQEDIANVAQSYILYSLPDLVAQSLLHPLRIYLRSQSITLPLTYSATLSILLHVPINYFLVDFLQLGIKGIALGSVWTNFNLVVSLIIYIWVSGTHKKTWNGFSSACFKGWKSLLNLAIPSCISVCLEWWWYEIMILICGLLINPQATVASMGVLIQTTALIYIFPSSLSFGVSTRVGNELGAENPQKAKLAAIVGLCFSFVLGFSALFFAISVRNIWASMFTSDPQIIALTSMVLPIIGLCELGNCPQTTVCGVLRGTARPKLGANINLGCFYLVGMPVAVWLSFFAGFDFKGLWFGLLAAQGSCMVTMLFVLLRTNWENQVERAKELTSSDSSEEEQEEEKGLVSSSCDTKESSDSLV from the coding sequence ATGTGCCagttatcatcatcatcatcaacctcTGTCTCCACTTTCTGTGAAACCAATAACAACCAAACAAATAGTATATCCACaaccaaaatcaaaacacaCAAAATCAAACCTGACATGTTATCACCATTGATCCCTAAATCCCCAACAATATTCAAACAAGACCAACCaaaaaaatcccatttttctcTTGCTCTAAATGAAGCCAAACACATTGCAAACATAGCATTACCTATGGTGTTAACAGGTTTATTACTTTACTCTCGTTCCATTATTTCCATGTTGTTTCTCGGTCGCGTTGGTGAACTCGCTTTAGCAGGCGGTTCACTTGCGATCGGGTTTGCTAACATCACCGGTTACTCTATTCTTTCTGGTCTTGCTATGGGAATGGAACCTATTTGTGGTCAAGCTTTTGGTGCTAAAAGATTCAAACTTCTTGGTCTTACAATGCAAAGAACAATGATTCTTCTTCTATTAACTTCAATTTTGATTTCATTCTTGTGGCTTAACATGAAAAGAATATTGCTTTTCTGTGGTCAACAAGAAGATATAGCAAATGTTGCACAATCTTACATTCTTTATTCTCTTCCTGATCTTGTAGCACAATCATTGCTACACCCTTTAAGAATCTATCTTCGAAGTCAATCGATAACGCTTCCTTTAACATATAGTGCTACTCTTTCTATTCTTCTTCATGTTCCTATCAATTATTTTCTTGTGGATTTTCTTCAATTAGGAATCAAAGGAATTGCTTTAGGTTCCGTTTGGACGAATTTCAACCTCGTTGTTTCGTTGATTATTTACATTTGGGTTTCTGGAACACATAAGAAAACATGGAATGGTTTTTCATCTGCTTGTTTTAAAGGATGGAAATCGCTTTTGAATTTGGCGATTCCAAGCTGCATTTCGGTTTGTCTCGAATGGTGGTGGTATGAAATCATGATTTTGATTTGTGGTTTATTGATTAATCCACAAGCAACTGTTGCATCAATGGGTGTTTTGATTCAAACAACTGCATTGATATACATTTTTCCATCTTCTTTGAGTTTTGGTGTTTCAACAAGAGTTGGAAATGAACTTGGTGCTGAAAATCCACAAAAAGCAAAACTTGCAGCAATAGTTGGACTCTGTTTCAGTTTTGTTTTAGGTTTCTCTGCTTTGTTCTTTGCGATTTCAGTTCGAAACATTTGGGCTTCAATGTTCACAAGTGATCCTCAAATCATTGCTTTAACTTCAATGGTGTTACCTATCATAGGACTTTGTGAGCTTGGAAATTGTCCGCAAACAACGGTTTGTGGTGTATTGAGGGGAACCGCGAGGCCTAAATTAGGCGCAAATATAAATTTAGGTTGTTTTTATCTGGTGGGAATGCCGGTCGCAGTTTGGTTGAGTTTCTTTGCTGGATTTGATTTCAAAGGTTTATGGTTTGGTCTTTTGGCTGCTCAAGGTTCATGTATGGTGACaatgttgtttgttttgcttcGGACAAATTGGGAAAATCAAGTAGAAAGAGCTAAGGAGTTAACATCATCAGATTCAagtgaagaagaacaagaagaagagaaaGGGTTGGTGAGTTCATCTTGTGACACAAAAGAGTCTTCTGATTCATTAGTTTGA